AAGAGACACACTGTGTTTGTTGCTTTTAACAGCAAAGGTTTCCTTCTCATTCTGCCAGTATAACCGTGAATGAATACGGGTCTTTTACGCTGTATAATCCGTGTCGAGACAAGTTGCTCTCCCGCCATTTTGGGACTCACCTGTTCCTGCATATTTCCCTCATTGCCCACAGGCTGCACAAGCTCTGTAtcgcctgcagggggcgccccGAGCGGCTCCGCTTCCCTGTACACGTTGTCCGCTTCTTCTGCCATCTAGTGGTCGAACGAGAGACGACGTGGAACCCGGATTTCTGTGGCCGCGATGGGGAAACAGCGCGTTCGACTCCTTGGACGACGAGACCGGTCACTGTTCTTCGAGCGCGTTACCAGGCAGCGCGTCACACTGTCACAGAGAAAAACGGCACCGAATCCCAGTACCCGTGAAACACGAAGAAATAAGCGAATATGAATGCGCGCGTCTATGAAAGAATGATGGCTCTGAATAGGTGAACGCGCGCGGCAGTAAAAAGGTGTTTTCTTTCACCCACTAGTCTGAAAACTGCAGCAGAACTTACTGACATAACTCATGTATACCCACACTTTAACGGAAGTACAAGAGCGAGCGTCGTGGACGATCGGCCGTAGTTCCAAGTTGCGCTCGAGACTGTGTACGCTGGCGGGCTGCGCGCGGCCGCCCTTGACTTCCCAGCGAGCGACTTGTCCCGCTGTTCGGCAGCACTGACCTGGCGGAGCGCGGGTCCGAGGCGGCTGCGTGGAGGTGCGCCGGCCTGGCTGTCCGTGGAGTGTATGAGGTCAGGAGGAACCTTCCTCTTTATGGCTATTGAAAGTGGTGCAGTTTGTTTCGAAGGGGAAATGAAAGTGGCAGCTTGGCGCTTCCCTCTGAGCGTTAAAGACGCAGGCGAGGCTGAAGCGCTGCCAGAAGTCCTCGGccctttattaaaatacatgatgtgcaaagtgtgtgtgtttgtgtgcgcgcgcgcgcagatGTGCAGTGACTGGACCGCGGAAAGACACAGCTGACAATCTGAATAATGAAGCGATCGTCTTCGTTAGCAAACACAAACCCTTCTCCTCTGCATCCCTCCAGAAACAGTTTTTGCAAGAGACATTTGATAGAGAAAAAGATATGAGCGGATACCGCACATTCACATAGCGCATCGTGTTCAGCAGTAAAAACGGAAAGCGATTCACAAAgaactcattttatttaaaatttaagtcatttcagaacaaaaaaggTGCCTCACATGCACGATAAAAAGGTAACATACATAAGCATAACTTTACAGAAATCCGTGACCATATCTTCAGGTGACCGTTCAGATGTGAAAACGTGACCATTTTCAATTCTCGGCGTCAAAATCAAGGTGTGAAGGAGTGTAACTTCACACTAAACTTGATTACGTGGGAAAACTGCTGTAAGGAACTGGGGGAAACCCACTTCAATCCACTCACaattagataaaaaaaaatatgtatttttttttagtctgtCAGTGATTAAACCAACTCAACTGTCATCCTTTCATTTCACTAAGTCCTCCCAAACTAGGCTCATCGTCAGTTTCAGCGAAAGAAATCAACTCCGACATATCCCACACTCCCTTCGGAGGAAGGAGAACTGACACGTGAGCCGCGCCAACACCCCCCCGCGGAGTACTGTAGAGCTCCCCGCCCTGGCCACCATCAGGAAGCGGTGCTCCCAGCCGCCCTCCGCATCATCTCCTCGTCCTGAACAGAGAGCTCGGTCAGTTTGCGCCCCAGGCGCTCGTGCAGCTCCAGATACTTGGCCACGCAGCGGTCCAGACACACGGCTTCGCCCTTCGACAGCTCCGCCTCCTTGTAGTGCGGGGGGACGCACTTGCGGTGGCACGCGTTCGTCATGCTGCCGCGGGACGGGgcgagagaggagagaggaggggtCAGTCCTGCACCACGGTACTCTTGTTAGCTGTCCAGCAGTCTACACGGAGCCCGTACCCCCCGCCCTGGCATTCTCTGAAGAAGACAGCGTGACTCCAACACACCCCATcataatgattattattgtgTATCGTTGCTTCCCCACCAATTTCAAATGGAACTCAACGAAAATCCTTTATTTCAGGAAAACAGATTAATAATTATGTTCTCCAAAAAACATACATGCCGCTAGACACTTAAGTAcaatttgaataaattaattttcagttacCGATTATACATATCTGCCATCATTTCCACCTCGAGCTCCGCCGCCAACTGCTGCGCTTTCAGAGGGTCCATCCGAGCAGCTCGCTCCTACACACaaattataacaataattcTCTATAACACACCAAACCCACATGTGCGACGCCGCCTAACGTACTAAGGTTGGACCAAGTGACCGGCGTGTTGTTTAATAAAGTTTCCGTTTCAAAATCGGaagtgcgtgcgcgcgcgcgaggaACCGCACTAATGCCAACAGCGCCGCCTACAGATACCGGAGGACCAACTCAATGgtaattaaagagaaaaaaaaaaaaaaaacaaacctgttGTTAACCATGGTTAATCTGTATCTGTGGTACATTTCCATCATATATGTGAGACATGACCAAATCTCCGGACTACTGACAGAAGAATGTAACTATATTATCTATTGAAACAGAGCCACCTCCACAGCTTCCTGTCATAGCCGGATAATATGGTAATATGCAACATAAATCAGTACATGTTAACATGAACATGCTTTCAGTACCTGAAAATATTGTTATGGCACTCTGCATAATGCAACATAAGCTCCAACATTACAGATTAAAGTGAAGAATAACCAAACAAAGTGTGCTGTGATAATCAAGCAAGCACACATGATCAGCAGCCTTTCTTTAACGCTCCTCTACACAGACACTTAAACTGGATGCTTGTAATTAATAGCACTGGgttgtcaacacacacacacacacacacaaatagtgtATACTGTGTCTGCATGCCCCCTGCCTGGCACTAATTCAATATGAAATAGGAGCTTTGCTGAAGTCTCAAGTACAGGGATGTGGGACTCACCCCCCCAACGCTAAAACACCCCTCGTGACGCTtcctcttctcacacacacagtttagcGTGTGAACTATGCAACGCATTCCCAACCGTTCTGTACTTGGGCCATCGTGCAGAATGTCTGCAGACAGACACATTCGTTATTATTTTATCCGTTAATGTACAAATCAGGTGGTTTTCAACCATCCCTCTTTGTTTTCTATATATTTCCTAATGATTATCTTACCTTTTAAATACTCTTTTCTTTAACCTGTTTTATTTCTcgtaaaacaaacagcaatttAACACAGGTCTGCTCCAAGTAATTAGTGTTAGTTTTGTCAGTGCTTGATGAATGATTGCCTCCAGAGTCTtctataattaaatttaattatagaaaaattaagtgaaacTTTAAATCTTTAAAACAGGAGGCTATTCACATCATGTAGACTTTGGAAAAGAGACATAGGGGAGGTTCTGGTGTAGGGCCAAGGTCTGCAGTTTAATCCGTCTCTTCTCCAACCACATCgatctcctcatcctcctcatcttccCCCTCACTCGGTGATGGTGAACTTGACCCATCGTCCAGGGTGAGCAGCGGTTTGATGAGCGCAATAGGGAAGGGGCTCGAACACTCCACCACATCCACTTCCACATCCTCTTCTTCCCACTCCAAGGTCTCATTCGTGGCCCTTGGTGGCATCTGGGAGGACGGTTCTGTTGCAGATCTAAACTGATGTGAAGCAACTAAGTGACCTGTTTCTTGCAATGCATCCACTTCTTCTGCATCTTCTGCCTCTCCTCTTCTGATTCTCTCAGCATCTGTAACACAAAAAGCACGGTTGCTATTCTTACTAGCTTATTTATCTTGCAAAGACCAATCAAAATCACACGTCGttttaaaaaacagcagagcagcacttTCATTGATAAACCTGTCAAAAATACAGAATGAAGCACTTAAGACAAATGCAGTGCTTGAACCTGCTCTTATCTTCAGTAGccttttagacatttttttaagTGCCCCACTGAGTAAATGCTTACCGGGAGATGTTGAACTTGTCTTTACAGTACTCTGGGTAGGAGACATGCTCTGTTCATTTCTTCCTCTCTCCCCTCTGTCTCCATTTTTGATCTCTCCATCGTCAGCCTTATCCATCCTGCCCATCTCAGCATGTGTGTCTTCTCCATCATCTCCCTCTTCACTGCATTCCCTTGGCTGTTCTTCCAGCACTTCGACATTAACAGCTTCTTCACAGCCGTCGTCCTCTGCTTTTCTGTTGACGGGTTGCTCCTCTGGCAATCCACCACCATCGGTGTGACTCCACTCATTCCACAGCGCAACTCCTTGGGTTATTTCTCGGTCTCTGTGACACCGTTGTCCTTCCTGGTCCCCCTGCTCTTCTGTCTGCCTGCCATAACCCTCTGTTGCTCTGCTCTTCATCAACATTCTCTTGCACTGGttgtgctgctgcagctccttgGTCTTGTCAAATGCTGAAGAACAACGCTTTGAAACACTGCTGCTCTTCAGGGTGCTCTTCTTCCTCACACTCAGGCCTGGAGACCATCTAGCAGGCTTCAGATGTTCTCCAATCTGCAGTGAAGGACCAGGGGTAGGAGTCTGTAGTGCGATGGCACCTGAAGGTCTCCTTAGGGCACTGCTCATTTGAACTGGATCAGCTTCCCCTAGACTACCAACCTGCTCCGGTTCAGGCCCCAAATACCACATGTCCCCTGTGTCCTCCatctttctcttcctccctcttgtAAGCAGTCCGCCTCCTTCCCACTGCTGTTCCCCTGTCCTGCCTGCCCCTTTTTCCACACCACAGACATCAGTCACTCCAGCTGCTGTGGTACCAGATGTCACTGCAGCATCTCTCTTCACTTCTTGAGTGGACTTCCTCAGTCTCCCACGAGGCCACTTTTGGACTCTGTGGTTTCTGGAATTGCACTCTGTGCCAGACACATCTGAAGTCTTCGTCCGTTTGTCTGTCAAGCTGTTTATTTCGGCCAACTTCTCCAATATGATTACAGGACTTTTCTCTGTACAAGCGCGGCCCGTCTTCATTTTAGAATTCCTTGACTCCCATTGCTCTGCATGGTCAGCAGATTTTTTCCCCAAGTAGATGTTGATGTCAACCAACC
Above is a genomic segment from Scleropages formosus chromosome 5, fSclFor1.1, whole genome shotgun sequence containing:
- the timm10 gene encoding mitochondrial import inner membrane translocase subunit Tim10, which produces MDPLKAQQLAAELEVEMMADMYNRMTNACHRKCVPPHYKEAELSKGEAVCLDRCVAKYLELHERLGRKLTELSVQDEEMMRRAAGSTAS